Part of the Debaryomyces hansenii CBS767 chromosome C complete sequence genome is shown below.
AGAGGATTAGATGATATCTATGCTAGTTGCTGTAATACCTTGTCTACAAATACAAATTTCCACTGTTCATGGTTCATACACGCGCGATCTAGTATTTCGATATTTCAACATCGTCAGACTGTAAAAGTACCATAAAATACAACCAATAAGGCGATAAGAACCATGATTAAGAAAAGAATAGAGGTTATAGTGAAGGTTGTCGCCATATTATAcctaatatatttattttgtagGTCATTTTCGGTGCcgaaatataaatcaaaaacaGAATTTCACACCAATACCTTAGATCTGATCAAAGAATTGGAACACCATACAAACTGGCTTAAGTATGGGTTCaaatttcattcaaatGCAAGGGCTAATTTACCAGAGCATGCCACATTAAGACAACAATTATCATTTCAGTTTCCATACGAACCTGCAAAACCATTccagaaaaatatttggcaAACGTGGAAGGTACCCATTGAACATCCAAACTttccaaagaaatataagAAATACCAAGCTACATGGGATGATAAGAATCCAGGCTATAAGCATTATGTGATTCCTGACGAATCTTGCGAACAGttaattaatcaattgtaTGCTACAGTTCCGGATGTTGCTAGGGCGTACAATATTATGCCTAAAAGTATTTTAAAGGCTGATTTCTTCAGGTACTTGATTCTATATGCAAAAGGGGGATTATACACAGATATTGATACTATTAGCATCAAACCAATAG
Proteins encoded:
- a CDS encoding DEHA2C13508p (similar to uniprot|P31755 Saccharomyces cerevisiae YGL038C OCH1 Mannosyltransferase of the cis-Golgi apparatus and CA5690|CaOCH1 Candida albicans) — its product is MIKKRIEVIVKVVAILYLIYLFCRSFSVPKYKSKTEFHTNTLDSIKELEHHTNWLKYGFKFHSNARANLPEHATLRQQLSFQFPYEPAKPFQKNIWQTWKVPIEHPNFPKKYKKYQATWDDKNPGYKHYVIPDESCEQLINQLYATVPDVARAYNIMPKSILKADFFRYLILYAKGGLYTDIDTISIKPIDTWVSMNETVDGSPNMAGLVVGIEADPDREDWADWYARRIQFCQWTIQAKRGHPMLRELISRITDITLTREKKGQLNKILGKDAGGDIMNWTGPGIWTDVVFEYMNNISQPPDNFKTKTYDDIINVSVFTGMTIPVAIQDVLVLPITSFSPDVGQMGAKDTSHPMAYAKHMFSGSWKPEDEKIINT